In the genome of Kitasatospora cathayae, one region contains:
- the bldD gene encoding transcriptional regulator BldD produces MSSDYAKQLGGKLRAIRTQQGLSLHGVEEKSQGRWKAVVVGSYERGDRAVTVQRLAELAEFYGVPVQELLPGGTPGGAAEPPPRLVLDLERLTQVPSEKAGPLQRYAATIQSQRGDYNGKVLSIRQDDLRTLAVIYDQSPSILTEQLISWGVLNPDARRAVREEDAS; encoded by the coding sequence ATGTCCAGCGACTACGCGAAGCAGCTCGGAGGCAAGCTCCGAGCGATCCGCACTCAGCAGGGGCTCTCCCTGCACGGTGTCGAGGAGAAGTCCCAGGGGCGCTGGAAGGCAGTCGTCGTCGGCTCGTACGAGCGCGGCGACCGTGCGGTCACCGTGCAGCGGCTGGCCGAGCTCGCCGAGTTCTACGGCGTTCCGGTGCAGGAGCTCCTGCCCGGCGGTACCCCGGGCGGCGCGGCCGAGCCGCCGCCGCGCCTGGTCCTCGACCTGGAGAGACTGACCCAGGTCCCGTCCGAGAAGGCCGGTCCGCTGCAGCGCTACGCGGCGACCATCCAGAGCCAGCGCGGCGACTACAACGGCAAGGTCCTCTCGATCCGCCAGGACGACCTGCGCACTCTGGCCGTGATCTACGACCAGTCGCCGTCGATCCTCACCGAGCAGCTGATCTCCTGGGGTGTGCTCAACCCCGACGCGCGCCGTGCGGTGCGCGAGGAGGACGCGAGCTGA